In one uncultured Methanoregula sp. genomic region, the following are encoded:
- a CDS encoding aldo/keto reductase, translated as MLYRKMPKNGDKLSILGFGCMRLPVKADGSIDEERGIKQVRSAIDHGVNYVDTAWPYHMGQSEPFVGRALAGGYREKVKLATKLPSWLIERREDMDKFLDAQLEKLKTDHIDYYLVHALVGDLWDAVRKLGVADFLDKAKADGRIRNAGFSFHGAGEDFSRIVDAYNWDFCQIQYNFLDEKNQAGTAGLEYAASKGLGVIIMEPLRGGNLTKNVPPAVRAIWDEAPAKRTPAEWALRWIWNHPEVTVVLSGMNDETHIRENLAAADHAYPGSLTETELHLVKRVENTYRELMKVGCTGCQYCMPCPSGVNIPMCFEEYNNLYMIDNPDMEKFMYAARLGGAVGVGNPEFASLCVQCGQCVEKCPQHIDIPGVLESVVEELEGPGFEERVEMAKQVFKKT; from the coding sequence ATGCTGTACAGGAAAATGCCCAAAAACGGCGATAAGCTCTCTATCCTCGGGTTCGGGTGCATGCGCCTTCCCGTGAAAGCAGACGGGTCAATCGATGAAGAGAGAGGGATAAAGCAGGTTCGCTCCGCCATCGATCACGGGGTAAATTATGTCGATACGGCCTGGCCCTACCACATGGGACAGAGCGAGCCTTTCGTGGGCCGTGCCCTTGCCGGCGGGTACCGTGAGAAAGTAAAACTCGCAACAAAACTCCCTTCCTGGCTTATCGAACGCCGGGAGGATATGGATAAGTTCCTCGATGCCCAGCTGGAGAAACTCAAAACTGACCACATCGATTATTATCTCGTCCATGCCCTTGTCGGGGACCTGTGGGACGCGGTCCGGAAGCTCGGCGTGGCTGACTTCCTTGACAAAGCCAAAGCTGACGGCCGCATCAGGAACGCAGGTTTCTCCTTCCACGGCGCCGGGGAAGATTTCAGCCGGATCGTTGACGCGTATAACTGGGACTTCTGCCAGATCCAGTACAACTTCCTCGACGAGAAGAACCAGGCTGGTACCGCAGGCCTGGAATATGCCGCCTCAAAAGGTCTTGGCGTCATCATCATGGAGCCCCTCCGTGGGGGGAACTTAACAAAAAACGTGCCCCCTGCCGTGAGAGCGATCTGGGACGAGGCCCCGGCAAAGAGGACCCCGGCAGAATGGGCTCTCCGCTGGATATGGAACCATCCCGAAGTCACGGTTGTCCTCTCCGGGATGAATGACGAGACGCATATCCGGGAGAATCTTGCAGCGGCAGACCATGCGTACCCCGGTTCCCTGACGGAAACGGAACTGCATCTGGTAAAACGAGTGGAGAACACGTACCGCGAACTGATGAAAGTGGGCTGTACCGGCTGCCAGTACTGCATGCCATGCCCGTCAGGAGTAAATATCCCGATGTGTTTCGAGGAGTATAACAACCTCTATATGATCGATAATCCTGATATGGAAAAATTCATGTACGCTGCACGGCTGGGCGGCGCTGTCGGTGTCGGGAATCCCGAGTTTGCATCCCTGTGCGTACAATGCGGACAGTGCGTGGAAAAATGCCCCCAGCATATCGACATCCCGGGGGTACTCGAATCCGTTGTGGAGGAACTTGAAGGCCCCGGCTTTGAGGAGAGAGTTGAAATGGCAAAGCAGGTATTCAAGAAGACTTAA
- the thsA gene encoding thermosome subunit alpha, which yields MSQQLGGQQIVILRQGTTQTRGKEVQDSNIKAAKVIAAVVRSTLGPRGMDKMLVNPKGGDVVITNDGATILGEIAVKHPGAKMVIEVALTQDKEVGDGTTTAVILVGALMEQAESLLEQGIHPTVIAEGYRMGMVKALEIVKSLSLKVDSSDRKLLLKIANTAITGKSIEQVKGKLDGIIVDAVMAVAETADGKTLVDEDDVMIKKQKGPSMDDAELIRGVVIDKTRVHVGMPKKIVKAKVALIATPLEITKTQIKAKIRISTTDQINAFSTQEREALKKLADAIIESGANVLLCQKGISDITQFYLAKAGILAIEDVPESDMKYAGRALHATIVGKPEALTAKDLGAADLVEEDTEGKVTRISGCTNPKTTTILLRGTSDYLLDELERAVVDGTRVVMDAMEDGTYVAGGGAVEIEILMKIRDYARTVGGRVQMAIEAYGAAYESIPRALAENSGFDPIDKLVELKNVHSMGRKNAGLNVFEGKVVDMLAEGVIEPLRSKRQSIQSASETAVMLIRVDDMMITQSNNPAAG from the coding sequence ATGTCACAACAACTTGGCGGACAGCAGATTGTCATTCTCAGGCAGGGAACAACGCAGACTCGCGGGAAGGAAGTCCAGGACTCGAATATTAAAGCAGCAAAGGTGATCGCCGCTGTAGTCAGGTCAACACTGGGCCCCCGGGGCATGGACAAAATGCTCGTGAATCCCAAAGGAGGGGACGTTGTCATCACCAACGATGGGGCAACTATCCTTGGGGAGATCGCAGTGAAGCACCCCGGGGCAAAGATGGTAATCGAGGTAGCACTCACCCAGGACAAGGAGGTCGGCGATGGCACAACCACGGCAGTCATTCTTGTTGGCGCCCTCATGGAACAGGCCGAATCACTGCTTGAACAGGGCATCCACCCGACCGTCATCGCAGAAGGTTACCGCATGGGCATGGTGAAGGCGCTTGAGATCGTAAAGAGTCTCTCGCTCAAGGTCGATTCCTCGGACCGAAAGCTCCTCCTTAAGATCGCCAACACCGCTATCACCGGCAAGTCCATTGAGCAGGTGAAAGGCAAGCTTGACGGCATTATCGTCGACGCGGTCATGGCCGTGGCCGAGACGGCGGATGGCAAAACTCTTGTTGACGAAGATGATGTGATGATCAAGAAACAGAAGGGACCGTCCATGGATGATGCCGAACTGATCCGCGGCGTGGTCATCGACAAGACACGGGTCCACGTGGGTATGCCAAAGAAGATCGTTAAGGCAAAAGTCGCACTTATCGCCACTCCCCTGGAGATCACCAAGACCCAGATTAAAGCGAAGATCAGGATCTCCACTACTGATCAGATTAATGCATTCAGCACACAGGAACGCGAAGCGTTAAAGAAACTCGCCGATGCGATCATAGAGAGCGGTGCAAATGTTCTCCTCTGCCAGAAAGGCATCTCGGATATCACCCAGTTCTACCTTGCTAAAGCCGGCATCCTTGCAATCGAGGACGTGCCCGAGAGTGATATGAAGTATGCAGGCAGGGCGCTTCATGCAACCATCGTAGGCAAACCCGAGGCACTTACGGCAAAAGATCTCGGGGCTGCAGACCTTGTTGAAGAGGATACCGAAGGCAAAGTGACCCGCATATCCGGGTGCACGAACCCGAAGACCACCACAATCCTTCTCCGCGGGACAAGCGACTACCTGCTTGACGAGCTCGAGCGGGCCGTTGTCGATGGCACCCGCGTAGTGATGGATGCCATGGAGGACGGCACATATGTTGCTGGTGGCGGAGCAGTCGAGATCGAGATTCTCATGAAGATCCGCGATTACGCCCGGACGGTCGGTGGCCGTGTGCAAATGGCAATCGAGGCGTATGGAGCAGCATACGAGTCCATCCCGCGGGCACTTGCAGAGAACTCCGGTTTCGACCCGATCGACAAGCTGGTAGAGCTTAAGAATGTCCACTCCATGGGCAGGAAGAATGCCGGCCTGAACGTGTTCGAGGGCAAAGTCGTCGATATGCTGGCAGAAGGCGTTATCGAACCCCTCAGGTCCAAGCGCCAGTCCATCCAGAGTGCGTCGGAGACCGCGGTCATGCTCATCCGCGTGGATGACATGATGATCACGCAGTCAAATAATCCCGCAGCCGGGTAG
- a CDS encoding PAS domain S-box protein produces MDTDDVQHKNQQLTEDAELKLSELRYRRLFETAQDGILILDGDTGKTIDANTFILDMLGYPLDYFVGKHLWELGFLKDKSLAEDAFLKLKTDGYIRYEDLPLETREGKIRHVEFISNGYLVGDKRIIQCNIRDITKRKRTEDALALASRKLNLLSSITRHDIKNQLLALMAYLELSKDSLSDPSAMSVYIEKVERVAETIDRQIEFTKIYQDMGVSVPVWQNVADIVRQAMTALRVKNVQVDIDRTDLDVYADPLFSKVFYNLIDNTLNYGGDNLTRITLSSHESGDGRLLIFEDDGMGISLEDKTHLFGKGFGKHTGLGLFLSREILSITGIIITETGEPGKGARFEMLIPNGASRFSEEPVYL; encoded by the coding sequence ATGGATACCGATGATGTTCAGCATAAAAACCAGCAGTTGACAGAAGATGCTGAACTCAAACTATCTGAACTCAGGTACCGTCGCCTTTTTGAAACGGCACAGGACGGTATCCTGATCCTTGACGGGGATACCGGTAAAACGATTGATGCCAATACGTTCATCCTCGATATGCTGGGATACCCGCTGGACTATTTTGTGGGAAAACATCTCTGGGAACTTGGTTTTCTCAAGGACAAATCTCTTGCAGAGGACGCATTTCTGAAACTGAAAACTGATGGATATATCCGGTACGAGGATCTTCCCCTGGAAACAAGAGAGGGAAAGATCCGGCATGTCGAGTTTATCAGCAACGGATATCTCGTAGGAGACAAACGGATCATCCAATGCAACATCCGGGATATCACCAAACGGAAACGCACGGAAGATGCCCTTGCCCTTGCCAGCAGGAAACTGAACCTCCTCTCGAGTATCACAAGGCACGATATCAAGAATCAGCTCCTTGCCCTCATGGCTTACCTGGAACTCTCAAAAGATTCCCTCTCCGATCCATCTGCCATGTCCGTATATATTGAGAAGGTGGAGCGGGTAGCGGAAACCATAGATCGGCAGATCGAATTTACCAAAATATACCAGGATATGGGGGTTTCCGTCCCGGTCTGGCAGAATGTGGCGGATATCGTCCGGCAGGCAATGACGGCCCTTCGCGTAAAAAACGTGCAGGTCGATATCGACAGGACCGATCTCGATGTATATGCAGATCCACTCTTTTCAAAGGTCTTCTATAACCTGATCGACAACACTCTCAATTATGGCGGCGATAACCTGACCCGGATCACCCTGTCCTCTCATGAATCCGGTGACGGGCGTTTGCTGATTTTCGAAGATGACGGCATGGGGATAAGCCTTGAGGATAAGACACACCTGTTCGGGAAGGGATTCGGGAAACATACCGGCCTGGGTCTTTTCCTCTCCCGGGAGATCCTCTCCATCACCGGAATTATCATCACCGAAACAGGTGAGCCCGGAAAAGGAGCCCGCTTCGAGATGCTCATCCCGAATGGAGCATCCCGTTTTTCAGAAGAACCGGTATACCTGTAA